From Alteromonas australica, one genomic window encodes:
- the accC gene encoding acetyl-CoA carboxylase biotin carboxylase subunit: protein MLDKVLIANRGEIALRILRACKELGIKTVAVHSTADKNLKHVLLADESICIGKASATESYLNIPRIIAAAEVTNSIAIHPGYGFLAENADFAEAVEKSGFIFIGPTAETINLMGDKVSAISAMKKAGVPCVPGSDGPLSGDEEKNKAIAKRIGYPIIVKAAGGGGGRGMRVVRSEGELVKAIETTQAEAGAAFGNATVYMEKFLENPRHVEIQVLADGQGNAIHLGERDCSMQRRHQKVVEEAPAPGISEQMRAKIGDRCRRACIEIGYRGAGTFEFLYENGEFYFIEMNTRIQVEHPVSEMITGVDLIKEQLRIAAGQPLSIDQSQIQIRGHAIECRINAEDPETFIPSPGPIDIFHAPGGLGIRWESHIYSGYVVPPYYDSMIGKLITYGESRDEAIARMRHALDELVIEGIKTNIPLQRSIMADENFFAGGTNIHYLEKKLGMS, encoded by the coding sequence GCGGCGAAATTGCGCTACGTATACTTAGAGCTTGTAAAGAGCTAGGTATAAAGACAGTAGCCGTGCATTCAACCGCGGATAAAAACCTAAAACACGTGTTGCTTGCTGATGAATCTATTTGTATCGGTAAAGCATCTGCCACTGAAAGTTACCTGAACATTCCCCGTATCATTGCCGCCGCGGAAGTGACTAACTCTATTGCTATTCACCCTGGCTACGGCTTTTTAGCGGAAAACGCTGACTTTGCGGAAGCAGTAGAAAAAAGTGGCTTTATTTTCATTGGCCCCACCGCCGAAACCATCAACTTGATGGGTGACAAAGTGTCGGCCATTAGTGCAATGAAAAAAGCGGGTGTACCTTGCGTACCGGGCTCAGACGGCCCTCTTTCCGGTGATGAAGAAAAGAATAAAGCGATTGCTAAGCGCATTGGCTACCCAATTATCGTAAAAGCTGCCGGTGGCGGTGGTGGTCGCGGTATGCGCGTGGTTCGCAGCGAAGGTGAGTTGGTGAAAGCCATAGAAACCACCCAAGCGGAAGCTGGTGCAGCGTTTGGGAACGCCACGGTTTACATGGAGAAGTTCTTAGAAAACCCACGCCATGTTGAAATTCAAGTGTTGGCTGACGGTCAGGGTAATGCCATTCACCTTGGTGAGCGTGACTGCTCAATGCAGCGTCGCCACCAAAAAGTCGTTGAAGAGGCGCCAGCGCCGGGCATATCCGAGCAAATGCGAGCCAAAATTGGTGACCGATGCCGCAGAGCTTGTATTGAAATAGGCTATCGCGGTGCAGGTACTTTCGAGTTCTTATACGAAAACGGCGAATTCTATTTCATAGAAATGAACACCCGTATTCAGGTAGAACACCCTGTCTCTGAAATGATTACCGGTGTAGACCTTATTAAAGAGCAACTTCGCATTGCCGCAGGCCAACCACTTTCAATTGACCAATCGCAAATTCAGATTCGTGGCCATGCTATTGAATGCCGTATTAACGCGGAAGATCCTGAAACCTTTATACCAAGCCCAGGTCCCATTGATATCTTTCACGCACCAGGCGGTTTAGGTATACGCTGGGAGTCACATATCTATTCTGGGTATGTAGTGCCACCGTATTACGACTCTATGATTGGCAAGCTTATTACCTATGGTGAAAGCCGCGATGAAGCCATTGCGCGCATGCGTCACGCCCTAGATGAACTTGTGATAGAAGGCATTAAAACCAATATTCCTTTGCAACGTTCGATTATGGCCGATGAAAACTTCTTCGCGGGTGGAACTAACATCCATTACCTTGAGAAGAAATTAGGTATGTCATAG
- a CDS encoding TIGR03643 family protein: MYSEEDKSRIIEMAWEDRTPFEAIEALYGIPEKEVIALMRAHLRHKTFKNWRERVSGRKTKHASLRPAGVDRGYCPSQYKVKSANKKA, from the coding sequence ATGTACAGCGAAGAAGACAAATCTCGAATTATTGAAATGGCGTGGGAAGATCGCACGCCATTTGAAGCCATAGAGGCTTTGTATGGAATACCCGAAAAAGAAGTGATTGCGTTGATGCGAGCGCACCTCAGGCATAAGACATTTAAGAACTGGCGAGAACGAGTATCAGGACGAAAAACGAAGCACGCCAGCTTACGTCCAGCAGGGGTAGACAGAGGGTATTGCCCTTCTCAATACAAAGTAAAAAGTGCTAATAAGAAAGCGTAA
- a CDS encoding exonuclease domain-containing protein gives MRKDLPPRYYLTHFHEFLRFFDGASGHLLTEQANTFITRFCALDEDKQCIVVRAANRKYAVIDRSQFNYAEISLPQQQIDSLIESGWFGDLSHASVQDMAGVLTKDAIIELMATYGSTQGLSALTKPKLVERLRQEIALHGWPDRFSLDHYLVCLFDNALRFLLFVYFGNTKSRLNQFSMRDLGVMRTRSDSVGNSARFDSKEDTEAAWFYADRYSKLAYYDQAALLGVAKLPFPDVQSVSAAFYRDQFIYALGMKLMEFDKLKALDILKLAQSDKAKEKWLRETYKAGDTDAVKQHLEHIIDNPQSDTLLAFAEDFYARKYHKKRTSTVTDMLRNASKSLDIDVSQNQQVERGVLAYYARQGVQGWRTENRLWRSLFGLTFWQQLYEEDTLVTEFDRRPLSLKQNNFYTKFENSIESLLTALNSEQKLRHHIHKMATQHYGKVNSLFMWSSGLLAPLDALITHGELPAIFNLLRMMSRDFENLRDGFPDIMVLDNTLRFEEIKAPGDQLRRNQLVSIQRLQQAGFEVAVTTVNWVRDPAQPYVVVDIETTGGNNSYNRITEIGMVKLVAGEEIAQYQTLINPMRRIPNNITRLTGISDEMVASAPVFADVAEDINAFTEDAVFVAHNVNFDYGFIKQEFARLEHTYRRPKMCTVREMRRTYPGLTSYSLANLTQHFDIKMERHHRALSDAKAAAELLKLAFEKDDESST, from the coding sequence ATGCGAAAAGACTTACCGCCCCGATACTATTTAACCCACTTTCATGAATTTTTGCGCTTCTTTGATGGGGCGAGTGGCCACTTATTGACCGAGCAGGCCAATACCTTTATTACGCGCTTTTGCGCCTTAGATGAAGATAAACAGTGCATTGTGGTGCGTGCTGCCAACCGCAAGTACGCCGTCATCGATCGTAGCCAATTTAATTATGCTGAAATATCACTCCCGCAACAGCAAATCGATAGCCTTATTGAAAGCGGGTGGTTCGGTGATTTATCCCATGCCTCGGTACAGGATATGGCGGGCGTACTGACGAAAGACGCCATTATCGAACTCATGGCTACCTACGGGAGTACGCAAGGGTTATCGGCACTCACCAAACCCAAATTAGTTGAAAGGTTGCGCCAAGAAATTGCGCTACATGGGTGGCCTGATCGCTTTTCACTAGACCATTATTTAGTATGCTTGTTTGACAATGCTCTGCGCTTTTTACTGTTTGTTTACTTTGGCAATACCAAAAGCCGGCTGAATCAGTTTTCAATGCGCGATCTGGGTGTCATGCGTACGCGGTCTGACTCGGTTGGCAATAGCGCGCGATTTGACAGCAAAGAAGATACAGAAGCGGCGTGGTTTTACGCCGATCGCTACAGCAAGCTGGCCTATTACGATCAAGCGGCATTACTTGGAGTAGCCAAGCTACCTTTTCCTGATGTACAGAGTGTGTCGGCTGCATTTTATCGAGACCAATTTATTTATGCTTTGGGCATGAAATTAATGGAGTTTGATAAGTTAAAAGCTCTCGATATTCTTAAATTGGCACAAAGCGATAAAGCAAAAGAAAAATGGCTTAGAGAAACCTACAAAGCGGGCGATACCGATGCAGTAAAACAGCATCTAGAGCACATTATAGACAACCCGCAATCAGACACGCTGTTAGCGTTCGCCGAGGATTTCTATGCTCGAAAATATCACAAGAAGCGCACCAGTACGGTGACCGATATGCTGCGTAACGCAAGCAAATCTCTGGATATAGATGTTAGCCAAAACCAACAAGTAGAGCGGGGCGTTTTAGCCTATTATGCAAGACAAGGCGTGCAAGGTTGGCGTACCGAAAACCGGCTTTGGCGCAGCTTGTTTGGGTTAACATTTTGGCAGCAGCTTTATGAAGAAGACACACTGGTTACAGAATTTGACCGTCGCCCGCTTTCTCTTAAGCAAAACAATTTCTACACAAAATTTGAAAATAGCATAGAGTCGTTGCTTACTGCACTAAACAGCGAACAAAAGCTACGCCACCATATACACAAAATGGCTACCCAACATTACGGGAAGGTGAATAGCTTATTTATGTGGTCAAGCGGCCTACTCGCGCCCCTAGACGCCCTGATAACGCATGGAGAGTTGCCCGCAATATTTAATTTATTGCGTATGATGAGCCGAGATTTCGAAAACTTACGAGATGGCTTTCCCGATATTATGGTGTTAGATAACACCCTACGTTTTGAAGAGATTAAAGCGCCTGGCGACCAATTACGGCGTAACCAGCTGGTGTCTATTCAACGCTTACAGCAGGCAGGATTTGAAGTGGCGGTTACCACAGTGAACTGGGTGAGAGATCCAGCACAACCTTACGTGGTGGTCGACATAGAAACCACGGGTGGTAACAACAGTTATAATAGGATAACTGAGATTGGCATGGTTAAGCTTGTGGCGGGTGAAGAGATTGCTCAGTATCAAACCTTAATTAACCCAATGCGGCGAATTCCAAACAATATAACGCGTTTAACGGGTATTTCAGATGAAATGGTAGCCTCCGCCCCGGTGTTTGCCGATGTTGCAGAAGATATCAATGCTTTCACGGAAGACGCTGTATTTGTGGCCCACAACGTTAATTTTGATTATGGCTTCATTAAACAAGAGTTTGCTCGATTAGAGCACACCTATCGCCGGCCTAAAATGTGCACAGTGCGCGAAATGCGACGTACATATCCTGGTTTAACATCTTATTCCCTTGCAAATTTAACCCAACATTTTGATATTAAGATGGAAAGGCATCACCGCGCGTTGAGCGACGCTAAAGCCGCCGCGGAACTGCTCAAGTTGGCGTTCGAAAAAGACGATGAAAGTAGTACTTAA
- a CDS encoding CPXCG motif-containing cysteine-rich protein gives MSLTRSMGFSCPYCMAPNEVEIDEINDVGQVQVLDCQVCCQPIELRVFQQGDDIDLEATCENE, from the coding sequence ATGAGTTTAACGCGTTCCATGGGGTTTTCATGCCCCTATTGCATGGCGCCCAATGAGGTAGAAATAGATGAGATCAACGACGTTGGTCAAGTTCAGGTATTAGATTGCCAAGTATGTTGCCAGCCTATCGAATTGAGAGTGTTCCAACAGGGTGATGACATTGATTTAGAGGCGACCTGCGAAAATGAGTGA
- a CDS encoding flavin reductase family protein, with protein MSEPCNTYKLDDITTMPQRYRANFINSLSGFKSAALLGTTDGKSHNLAIVSSVVHVGANPPLLGMIMRPHTVQRDSLNNIKQQGVYTLNHVHTQWVDKAHQTSARYQPQESEFEKVGLTPWFSDNFNAPYVAESHIKIGLKVEQHFTLCNQTEMVIGAIKEVHLNKAMMSEDGYADIERAGSACISGLDSYHSTHRIAQFSYAKPDTPLTNK; from the coding sequence ATGAGTGAACCATGTAATACCTACAAGCTTGACGATATCACCACCATGCCTCAACGCTATCGGGCAAACTTTATCAACAGTTTATCAGGCTTTAAGTCAGCGGCACTGCTTGGTACCACTGATGGAAAAAGTCATAACTTAGCGATTGTAAGTTCGGTGGTACATGTTGGCGCTAATCCTCCTTTACTCGGTATGATAATGCGCCCCCATACGGTACAACGAGACTCATTGAACAATATTAAACAGCAAGGTGTGTACACCCTCAATCATGTTCATACGCAATGGGTAGATAAAGCCCATCAAACCTCAGCCCGCTATCAACCACAAGAAAGTGAGTTTGAAAAAGTAGGGTTAACGCCCTGGTTTAGCGATAATTTCAACGCACCGTATGTGGCTGAGAGTCATATAAAGATAGGCTTGAAGGTAGAGCAGCATTTTACGTTGTGTAACCAAACAGAGATGGTGATAGGGGCAATTAAAGAAGTACACCTTAATAAGGCCATGATGTCTGAGGACGGTTATGCGGATATCGAACGTGCAGGTAGTGCCTGTATATCTGGCCTTGATAGTTATCATAGTACCCACCGCATTGCGCAGTTTAGCTATGCGAAACCTGACACACCGTTAACCAATAAGTAA
- a CDS encoding high-potential iron-sulfur protein codes for MKSVNRRDFLKLSGTSLIGLTLGSVALRAQAQEQLQADDPTAKALNYTPASTVDGAQCKNCMYVQGADGENYRPCALFPNKLVNANGWCSAWVKRPS; via the coding sequence ATGAAATCTGTAAACCGTCGCGACTTTTTGAAGTTGTCAGGGACAAGCTTAATAGGGCTAACCTTAGGTAGTGTTGCACTTCGCGCTCAGGCGCAAGAGCAACTTCAAGCGGATGATCCAACAGCCAAAGCACTTAACTACACCCCAGCCTCAACGGTTGACGGCGCACAGTGCAAAAATTGTATGTATGTACAAGGCGCAGATGGTGAAAACTATCGCCCTTGTGCGTTATTCCCCAATAAATTGGTTAATGCCAATGGCTGGTGTAGTGCTTGGGTTAAACGCCCCAGCTAA
- a CDS encoding amidase: MKLKLLIAAVAIVVVGCKAQSNDTAPSVTNTWLDKPAAEQAQAIRNGTLTSEQLVTGYLARIEERDKKVNSILVLNSNAIAQAKAADEQAQKGTFTGPLHGIPVLLKDNIEASELPTTAGSMALVNNRTGRDAPIVANLKAAGAIILGKTNLSEWANFRSESSISGWSAVGGLTRNPHLLSRTACGSSSGSGAAMALRLSSLAVGTETNGSIICPSSMNGIVGFKPTVGLLSRSYIVPISSSQDTAGPMTANVNDAWLMASVMDGVDVKDAATADAEDHLLPSLEESMLATDLKGIRVGVVRYRQGDNPHVLSVYENALETLEAAGAELVDINDFEQPDSFWSDSYTVLLSEFHHTIDAYLADSPADIPARNLEALIAFNKTDKKELVLFNQDIFEKSLAAPAIDSDEYKSALSLVQNTAGTNGIDKLMQDNGVDILVAPSNSPAFLIDGVYGDHSPVGFIGIGYLAAIAGYPHLTVPAGEVKQLPVGLSFIGSKWQDEKVLRIGSVFEAKHGAYVKPGLLPSRLESPELEDIVSGQ; the protein is encoded by the coding sequence ATGAAGCTCAAACTCTTAATTGCAGCAGTAGCAATAGTGGTGGTAGGTTGCAAAGCTCAGTCGAATGACACAGCCCCCAGTGTTACCAACACATGGCTAGATAAGCCTGCTGCAGAGCAGGCACAGGCCATCAGAAACGGTACGCTTACCTCTGAACAACTTGTTACCGGTTATTTAGCGCGTATAGAAGAGCGGGACAAAAAAGTAAACAGTATCTTAGTGCTTAACTCGAATGCCATTGCACAAGCGAAAGCTGCCGATGAACAAGCGCAGAAAGGCACTTTCACCGGCCCATTGCATGGTATACCGGTATTATTAAAGGATAATATTGAAGCCAGTGAGTTGCCGACAACAGCCGGTTCTATGGCGCTTGTTAACAACCGTACAGGTCGCGATGCCCCTATTGTTGCCAACTTAAAAGCGGCAGGCGCCATAATCTTAGGTAAAACGAACTTATCTGAGTGGGCAAACTTTCGGTCGGAATCTTCTATCAGTGGTTGGAGCGCAGTGGGTGGACTAACCCGTAATCCTCATTTACTGTCGCGCACCGCTTGCGGCTCGTCATCCGGTTCAGGGGCAGCGATGGCGCTAAGGCTAAGCTCTTTAGCGGTAGGAACAGAAACCAATGGCTCTATTATCTGCCCATCATCTATGAATGGAATTGTGGGGTTTAAGCCTACTGTTGGTTTGCTTTCACGTTCTTATATAGTGCCTATTTCATCCTCACAAGATACCGCAGGGCCAATGACCGCCAATGTTAACGACGCGTGGTTAATGGCTTCGGTCATGGATGGCGTGGATGTTAAAGACGCCGCTACCGCCGATGCAGAAGATCACCTGTTGCCTTCCCTCGAAGAAAGTATGTTGGCCACGGATCTAAAAGGCATACGTGTTGGCGTAGTACGCTATCGTCAGGGCGACAACCCACATGTACTTTCGGTGTATGAAAATGCGCTAGAAACTCTAGAAGCCGCGGGCGCAGAATTGGTTGATATTAACGATTTTGAGCAACCAGACAGCTTTTGGTCTGATTCGTACACCGTGCTGCTCAGTGAGTTTCATCATACAATTGATGCGTATTTAGCGGATAGCCCCGCGGATATTCCTGCTCGCAATTTAGAAGCGCTTATTGCGTTTAATAAAACCGACAAGAAAGAGCTCGTGCTTTTCAACCAAGATATTTTTGAAAAGTCCCTAGCCGCGCCGGCCATCGACAGTGATGAATACAAAAGTGCATTAAGCTTAGTGCAAAATACGGCGGGTACAAATGGCATTGATAAACTCATGCAGGACAATGGGGTGGACATATTGGTCGCGCCCTCAAATAGCCCCGCCTTTTTGATTGATGGTGTCTATGGTGATCATTCGCCAGTTGGCTTTATTGGAATTGGCTATTTAGCCGCCATTGCTGGATACCCACATTTAACCGTACCGGCAGGTGAGGTAAAACAATTACCGGTAGGGTTAAGTTTTATAGGCAGTAAATGGCAAGATGAAAAAGTCTTGCGTATAGGCAGTGTTTTTGAAGCCAAGCATGGCGCTTATGTAAAACCAGGTTTATTACCAAGCCGTTTGGAAAGCCCTGAACTTGAAGATATTGTGAGTGGACAGTAA
- a CDS encoding substrate-binding periplasmic protein, translating into MRRSLIVLLLLLVTSASYGKRLDVVVGWDKPPYVIAAQNSGFEVELVRAIFTEMGYEITPIYVPFGRTARIVNSGSVDVGLTLTPRHDIDPALLSNEYIAYQNVAVTLQERHLTISNLQDLSGKSIIAFQTAKSILGEAFFNVVDQQPTYLELAEQKRQVSLLLLGSVDVAILDRNIFHYIKSQFPKKQQYATQIHEIFPVSTYSAAIPDPALRHQFNTTLARFIADGRYQALLDNFGLENLLFTPIRQEALPLTPVQPLNFR; encoded by the coding sequence ATGCGCCGCTCACTTATTGTGCTTTTACTACTGCTTGTTACGTCGGCTTCTTACGGGAAGCGGCTTGATGTTGTGGTTGGCTGGGACAAACCGCCCTATGTTATAGCAGCGCAAAATTCTGGTTTTGAAGTGGAGTTAGTGCGAGCTATCTTTACGGAGATGGGGTATGAAATAACCCCTATTTATGTGCCGTTTGGCAGAACGGCTCGCATTGTTAATTCTGGCAGTGTTGATGTGGGCCTTACCTTAACTCCTCGGCATGATATTGACCCAGCGCTTTTATCAAATGAGTATATTGCCTATCAAAATGTGGCAGTAACTCTGCAGGAGCGTCACCTCACTATTTCAAACTTGCAAGACCTATCAGGGAAAAGCATTATTGCTTTTCAAACGGCGAAGTCGATACTGGGGGAAGCATTTTTTAACGTGGTTGACCAGCAACCCACTTACTTAGAGTTGGCTGAGCAGAAACGCCAAGTCAGTTTGCTACTGCTTGGTAGCGTTGATGTGGCTATTCTCGATAGAAACATATTTCACTATATAAAAAGCCAGTTTCCAAAAAAACAACAGTATGCTACCCAAATTCATGAAATCTTTCCCGTCAGTACCTATAGTGCAGCCATCCCTGACCCAGCGTTACGTCATCAGTTCAACACAACACTAGCGCGTTTCATTGCAGACGGCCGCTATCAAGCATTGCTTGATAATTTCGGGTTAGAAAACTTGCTTTTTACCCCTATTCGACAAGAAGCCTTACCCCTTACTCCTGTCCAGCCTTTAAACTTTCGTTAG
- the prmA gene encoding 50S ribosomal protein L11 methyltransferase, which yields MAWLQLRINTTSEHADAIGDMLSANGSQAVTFVDAKDTPMYEPKPGEVLLWPDTQVVGLFDASDDMKRIIDRLGKARVLGADFKYKLEPLEDKDWEREWMDNFHPMQFGERLWICPSWRDVPDPNAVNVMLDPGLAFGTGTHPTTALCLRWLDGIDVKDKTVVDFGCGSGILALAALKLGAKRVIGIDIDPQALQATEENARRNDVASRLDVYLPENQPQIEADIVMANILSGPLLELQPVIADFCQADGLLVLSGILAEQVPKIEAAYRTQFTLDKSAIDGEWARVSGKKHP from the coding sequence ATGGCCTGGCTACAACTACGAATTAACACCACCTCTGAACATGCTGACGCCATCGGCGATATGCTAAGCGCAAATGGCTCACAAGCTGTTACTTTTGTAGACGCGAAAGATACCCCTATGTATGAACCTAAGCCGGGCGAAGTTTTGTTGTGGCCAGATACGCAAGTAGTGGGTTTATTCGACGCTTCAGACGATATGAAACGTATCATAGATCGGCTCGGTAAAGCTCGCGTATTAGGAGCAGACTTTAAATACAAACTCGAACCTCTTGAAGACAAAGACTGGGAAAGAGAATGGATGGATAACTTCCACCCTATGCAGTTTGGCGAGCGCTTGTGGATTTGCCCAAGTTGGAGAGACGTGCCAGACCCTAATGCGGTGAATGTGATGTTAGACCCTGGCCTTGCCTTCGGTACCGGCACTCATCCAACAACCGCTCTCTGTTTGCGTTGGCTAGATGGGATAGACGTTAAAGATAAAACAGTGGTGGATTTTGGCTGTGGCTCGGGCATTTTAGCACTGGCGGCCCTTAAACTTGGCGCCAAGCGTGTTATTGGTATTGATATAGACCCTCAAGCACTGCAGGCTACCGAAGAAAATGCTCGTCGCAATGATGTTGCCTCGCGGTTAGATGTTTACCTCCCCGAAAATCAACCGCAAATAGAAGCCGACATTGTGATGGCCAACATCCTGTCTGGTCCATTGCTTGAACTCCAACCTGTGATTGCTGATTTTTGTCAAGCAGACGGCCTTCTTGTACTTTCCGGCATATTGGCAGAGCAAGTTCCCAAAATAGAAGCGGCTTACCGTACACAATTTACCCTCGATAAAAGTGCAATTGATGGAGAGTGGGCGAGAGTATCTGGTAAGAAGCACCCCTAA
- the dusB gene encoding tRNA dihydrouridine synthase DusB, with translation MRIGPYTLENNLMLAPMAGVTDRPFRQLCKRMGAGLVVSEMLSSNPKVWNTAKSLARMNHEGEDGIRSVQIAGADPELMAQAAQFNVDNGAQIIDINMGCPAKKVNKKLAGSALLQYPETVERIIQAVVNAVDVPVTLKIRTGWNPENRNGVEIARIAEQNGIQSLAVHGRTRACMYKGEAEYDTIRQIKAAISIPVIANGDITSPEKAQEVLNYTGADGVMVGRGAQGNPWIFKQIQHFLETGENLASPPLSEQYEILHEHVANVQNFYGDVAGVRIARKHVGWYLAEHDTDRQFRKTFNAIDCAKAQLEALDTYFQSLQNTETRQISPAA, from the coding sequence ATGCGTATTGGTCCTTACACGTTAGAAAACAATTTGATGTTGGCACCAATGGCAGGCGTAACGGATAGACCGTTTCGTCAGCTGTGCAAACGCATGGGCGCAGGCCTTGTGGTTTCGGAAATGCTGTCTAGCAATCCGAAGGTATGGAATACCGCTAAATCACTAGCCCGAATGAATCATGAAGGCGAAGATGGCATTCGCTCTGTACAAATTGCAGGTGCTGATCCTGAACTTATGGCACAAGCGGCACAATTTAATGTTGATAACGGTGCGCAAATTATTGATATCAACATGGGTTGTCCTGCGAAGAAAGTGAATAAGAAGCTAGCAGGCTCTGCTTTATTACAGTATCCAGAAACAGTGGAACGCATTATTCAAGCCGTGGTTAACGCGGTTGATGTACCTGTAACGCTGAAAATTCGAACCGGCTGGAATCCAGAAAATCGCAATGGGGTAGAGATTGCCCGTATTGCAGAGCAAAACGGCATACAGTCGCTTGCAGTTCATGGCAGAACACGAGCTTGTATGTATAAAGGGGAAGCAGAATATGACACCATTCGCCAAATAAAGGCGGCAATTTCAATTCCTGTTATTGCAAATGGTGACATTACTTCTCCAGAGAAAGCACAAGAGGTGCTGAATTACACTGGCGCAGATGGTGTGATGGTAGGGCGCGGAGCTCAAGGTAACCCTTGGATTTTTAAGCAAATCCAACATTTCCTTGAAACTGGCGAGAACCTAGCGTCGCCACCACTGTCTGAACAATACGAGATCTTGCATGAGCATGTTGCAAATGTGCAGAACTTTTATGGTGACGTGGCCGGTGTAAGAATTGCCCGAAAGCACGTGGGCTGGTATCTCGCGGAGCATGATACGGATCGTCAGTTTCGTAAAACGTTCAACGCTATAGATTGCGCGAAGGCGCAACTTGAAGCATTAGACACTTATTTTCAATCGTTGCAGAACACGGAAACCCGACAGATTTCCCCTGCAGCATAG
- the fis gene encoding DNA-binding transcriptional regulator Fis: MFDQNVTSPFTTTVTTPSQTQAQKPLRDSVKQAVNKYLKQLDNANIDNLYEMVLAEVEAPLLEEVMTYTRGNQTRAAIMMGINRGTLRKKLKQYGMN; this comes from the coding sequence ATGTTCGATCAAAACGTGACTTCACCTTTTACTACTACAGTAACTACGCCTTCTCAAACGCAAGCTCAAAAGCCATTGCGTGACTCAGTTAAGCAAGCGGTTAACAAGTACCTAAAACAGCTAGACAACGCCAACATCGACAACTTGTACGAAATGGTGCTTGCCGAAGTTGAAGCGCCGCTGCTTGAGGAAGTCATGACCTACACCCGCGGCAACCAAACCCGCGCCGCCATCATGATGGGCATCAACCGTGGCACACTTCGCAAGAAGCTAAAGCAATACGGCATGAACTAA